In Solea senegalensis isolate Sse05_10M linkage group LG6, IFAPA_SoseM_1, whole genome shotgun sequence, one genomic interval encodes:
- the LOC122771332 gene encoding uncharacterized protein LOC122771332, with amino-acid sequence MFVFVCLLLAGLARLVFTDDKTVTVLQDGDATLLCPHVAGDASWSRLVNGNHVTLASIANGRVDVRDERCGLSTDNTLVVRGVRRSDTGWFFCNRKQAAYLEVTTDPNMAATNAPGTNGNAADAVRFPSDVWKVVVGVAIGAILMLLVVLILRLWPDWRAGTNPSRGGAPAEVIYEEVEYGGVQPGTEPEVQSQYYSSIVTETPALGDLYSVVVNKTRTTGRHGDECVYSLTHNPSQTGSSQ; translated from the exons ATGTTTGTCTTCGTCTGTCTTCTCTTGGCCGGACTCGCCCGCCTCGTATTCACTG ACGATAAGACAGTGACGGTGCTGCAGGATGGAGACGCCACGCTGCTCTGTCCTCACGTGGCAGGAGACGCGTCGTGGAGTCGCCTCGTCAACGGGAACCACGTGACTCTCGCCTCCATCGCTAACGGCCGCGTGGACGTCCGAGACGAGCGCTGTGGTCTGTCGACAGACAACACTCTGGTCGTCCGCGGCGTCCGGCGCTCGGACACCGGCTGGTTTTTCTGTAACAGGAAACAAGCGGCGTATCTGGAGGTGACCACTGATCCCAACATGGCCGCCACCAACGCACCGGGGACCAACGGGAACGCAGCGGACGCAGTACGCTTTCCGTCAGACGTATGGAAGGTCGTTGTGGGCGTGGCCATCGGTGCTATTCTGATGCTGCTGGTCGTGTTGATCCTGAGACTGTGGCCAGACTGGAGGGCGGGGACAAACCCCAGCAGGGGCGGAGCTCCAGCTGAGGTCATCTACGAGGAGGTGGAGTACGGCGGCGTGCAGCCAGGGACTGAACCCGAAGTCCAGAGCCAGTATTACAGCTCGATCGTCACTGAGACGCCTGCGCTCGGCGACCTGTACAGCGTCGTGGTCAACAAGACGAGAACTACAGGTCGCCATGGTGACGAGTGCGTGTACTCACTCACCCACAATCCTTCACAGACAGGAAGCAGCCAATGA
- the LOC122770461 gene encoding dynein regulatory complex subunit 4-like, which translates to MGPKTQRQAAGKGKKSAVVDGLSTEDMSKDQLEEHIIRLREELEREREEKSYFQLERDKMQAFWETSRRELERARDMLRHREREREEAEERHRVEINVYKQKLKHVLSEHHVTISELKMDAAAAAALTHDRHTESELGLRELVQNQQADAREKRCHDQNSIKEVKLKHKVALLELTNDYDRRLAEIEVKYHKKMQLMVDAEGKRRRAEVSEVEDRMNARIVALMDEHERALRGVEEYYSALQTKALADEKTLKEEAAEVQKQLSAVNSALSAAQQQNKRLRGSLQETQHNLSQLQRQLHDHKQAGDDMVKNSARLKVTEKELRDLKVERELLLQAFEQVQQERDELLKKHTDAIVELQQRSGLKELLLQKKLEALTQTVEKNEAQLCATLSATAATDQNSGCRAAHKLEEILASKRVALGTVQEDLSRERQEYDRLVLSCTQTLDALNVPRHVFPSAKQILNEPTPTR; encoded by the exons ATG GGCCCAAAGACTCAAAGGCAGGCGGCGGGAAAAGGGAAGAAGTCCGCGGTGGTGGACGGTCTGTCCACTGAGGACATGTCCAAGGACCag CTCGAGGAGCACATCATCCGCCTGCGGGAGGAGCTGGAGCGTGAGCGCGAGGAGAAGAGCTACTTCCAGCTGGAGCGCGACAAGATGCAGGCATTCTGGGAAACGAGCCGCAGAGAGCTGGAGCGGGCGAGAGACATGctgagacacagggagagagagagggaggaggctgAGGAGCGCCACCGTGTGGAGATCAAT GTGTATAAACAGAAGCTGAAACACGTTCTCTCCGAGCACCACGTCACAATCTCCGAGCTCAAGAtggacgccgccgccgccgccgctctgACCCACGACCGGCACACGGAGTCTGAGCTCGGGCTCCGTGAGCTCGTTCAGAACCAGCAGGCAGATGCCAGAGAGAAGCGATGCCACGACCAGAACTCCATCAAAGAAGTGAAACTG AAACACAAGGTGGCGCTGTTGGAGCTGACCAACGACTATGATCGCAGACTCGCGG AAATCGAGGTCAAATATCACAAGAAGATGCAGCTGATGGTGGACGCGGAGGGAAAGAGGCGGAGGGCAGAGGTCAGCGAGGTGGAGGACAGGATGAACGCTCGCATTGTGGCGCTGATGGACGAGCATGAGCGAGCGCTGCGAGGAGTGGAGGAGTATTACTCCGCCCTCCAGACCAAAGCGCTGGCAGATGAGAAGACACTGAAG gaggaggcagcagaggtgcAGAAGCAGCTGTCTGCAGTTAACAGTGCTCTGTCAGCAGcgcagcagcagaacaaacgGCTCCGGGGTTCGCTgcaagaaacacaacacaatctgTCTCAACTCCAGCGACAGCTGCACGACCACAAGCAGGCCGGTGACGACATGGTG AAGAACAGCGCTCGACTGAAGGTCACTGAGAAGGAGTTGAGGGACTTGAAGGTGGAgcgtgagctgctgctgcaggcgtTTGAGCAG GTTCAGCAGGAACGCGACGAGCTGCTGAAGAAACATACAGACGCCATcgtggagctgcagcagaggagcgggctgaaggagctgctgctgcagaagaagCTGGAGGCTCTGACACAGACGGTGGAGAAGAACGAGGCTCAGCTGTGTGCCACGCTGTCCGCCACCGCCGCCACGGACCAGAACTCAGGCTGCAGAGCCGCCCACAAACTGGAG GAAATCTTGGCGTCTAAACGTGTCGCACTCGGCACCGTGCAGGAGGATCTGTCTCGAGAACGTCAG GAGTACGATCGCCTGGTGCTCAGCTGCACGCAGACGCTCGACGCTCTCAACGTCCCGCGTCACGTCTTCCCCTCCGCCAAGCAGATCCTGAACGAGCCGACGCCCACTCGCTGA
- the ddt gene encoding D-dopachrome decarboxylase has protein sequence MPLVQLQTNLPASVFSEEFLLKLSGCIAASLGKPADRMNVAVTPALPLLVAGSCSPCVMLTVSAIGATDTADKNKEHSANIFDFLTSQLSLSEDRIIVQFNELQPHQVGKKRTVMTFL, from the exons atgccTCTGGTGCAGTTACAGACGAACTTACCGGCCTCCGTGTTTTCGGAGGAGTTCCTGCTGAAGTTGAGCGGCTGCATCGCGGCTTCTCTGGGGAAACCTGccgat aggatgAACGTGGCGGTGACCCCTGCGCTGCCCCTGCTGGTGGCCGGCTCCTGCTCGCCCTGTGTGATGCTCACCGTCTCTGCCATCGGTGCGACCGACACGGCCGACAAGAACAAGGAGCACAGCGCCAACATCTTTGACTTCCTGACCTCACAACTGAGTCTGAGTGAAGACAG GATCATCGTCCAGTTTAACGAGCTGCAGCCTCACCAGGTCGGGAAGAAGAGGACAGTGATGACGTTTTTATGA